The genomic stretch AGCCAACCCCTGTTCAGGAGCAGGCAGCCCAGCTGATCATGGACGGAAAGGATGTCATTGCAGAATCGCCGACAGGCACAGGGAAGACGCTGGCGTATGCGCTGCCGGTCTTGGAGCGGATCAAACCAGAGCAAAAGCATCCGCAGGCGGTGATTTTAGCGCCTTCCCGTGAGCTGGTCATGCAGATTTTTCAGGTGATTCAGGATTGGAAAGCGGGCTCAGAGCTGCGCGCGGCTTCCTTAATCGGCGGGGCGAATGTGAAGAAACAGGTCGAAAAGCTGAAGAAACATCCGCATATCATCGTCGGCACGCCAGGCAGGGTGTTTGAACTGATTAAAGCGAAGAAACTCAAAATGCATGAAGTGAAAACGATCGTGCTTGATGAAACGGATCAGCTCGTCCTGCCGGAGCATCGCGAAACGATGAAGCAAATCATTAAAACAACATTAAGAGACCGCCAGCTTCTATGTTTTTCTGCCACGCTCAAAAAGGAAACAGAGGACGTGCTCCGCGAATTGGCGCAAGAGCCTGAGGTGTTGAAGGTGCAGCGAAGCAAGGCGGAGGCAGGGAAAGTGAAGCATCAATACCTGATTTGCGACCAGCGCGACAAAGTGAAGCTGCTGCAAAAGCTGTCAAGGCTTGAAGGCATGCAGGCACTCGTATTTGTGAGAGACATTGGCAACCTGAGTGTATATGCGGAAAAACTGGCATATCACCACGTTGAACTCGGCGTTTTGCACAGTGAAGCGAAAAAAATGGAGCGAGCGAAAATCATTGCCACATTCGAAGACGGAGAGTTTCCTCTTTTATTGGCGACTGACATTGCCGCACGCGGTTTAGATATTGAAAACCTGCCATACGTGATTCATGCTGATATTCCAGATGAAGATGGCTATGTCCACAGATCAGGACGAACAGGCCGGGCCGGAAAAGAAGGCAACGTGCTGAGCCTTGTGACAAAATTGGAGGAATCTAAGCTGAAAAAAATGGCGAAGAAGCTTGGTGTTGAGCTGAGTGAAGCTGTGTATGCAGGCGGAAAACTGAAGACGAAATAAAAAGAAGGGCGAAGAGCCCTTTTTTTGTTGTAAAATAATAGAAAAGATTTTGCGCGGAGGTGGGAAAATGGCTTCAATAGACAGGTTTCAAGTAATGCAGGAGCCAGAGCTGAAAATCCTTGAACACTGGTTTGAGAATGAGGATACCAGACGGAGAATGGATGGGATGCTGCTATTAGATGAGTGGTATGCACGAGTAAATAAAGATAAACACGATACTGTCATCATGGCGTATGATGGACAGCTGCCGGCAGGGATGGTCGTTATTGAGTTCGGAGAGGAGCGGACATATATTGGATTGATCGTCAATCCTTTGTACCGGCTTAAAGGGTATGGAAAACAGATACTGCAAAAGCTGATGACCGAACCTGATTTTACTAGCGTGCGAGAATGGGTGGCATGCATTGAAGAAGACAATCGAATCAGTTTAGCTTGCTTTCAAGCAGCAGGATTCACTTTAGAAGACACGGAACCTGATGAAGATGGTTTTCTTACGCTGATTCTTCGCAACTGATCTCATCGAAACACAAAAGGAGGGCAAAAAGCCCTCCCGTTTTCATCTTCATTCAGCTCGGATCACTGACCTTGATCAGCTGTTTCCCTTTATTTTCTCCCTTAAATAAACCGAGAAACGCGTCAGGAATGTTTTCGAAGCCTTCTGTGATGGTTTCCTCGTAATGGAGTTTACCAGCCTTCAGCCATTCTGCCAGCTGTTTTGCTCCCTCAGAAAAACGATCGGAGTAGTCGCTTACGATAAAGCCTTGCATCAGCGACTTCGTTTTAATGAGTTTTGATTGGACACGAGGGCCCATGTCATCTGCTTCGCTTTCTGCGTTATAGGAAGAAATGGCGCCGCACACCGGAATGCGGGCAAATTCATTGAGCAGATTCATCACCGCGTCTGAAATCGGTCCGCCGACATTGTCAAAATACACATCGACACCGTCAGGACAAGCGTTTTGAAGCGCTTTTTGGATATCATCCGCTGTTTTGTAATTGATGGCTTCGTCAAACTGAAGCTCCTGTTTTAAATAGTCGATTTTTTCATCAGAGCCCGCGATGCCGACGACTCGCGCGCCTTTGATTTTGGCAATTTGCCCGACTGTTGAACCGACGGCTCCGGCAGCTCCTGAGACAACCACGGTTTCGCCTTCCTTCGGGCGTCCGATGTCCAGCAATCCGAAGTATGCTGTTAAGCCGGTCATTCCCAAAATGCCGAGATAGGCCGAAGCGGGAGCAAGGCTTGTATCAATTTTTCGCAAGGCAGACTCGCTCACAGCGGAAAATTCCTGCCAGCTGAGATTTCCGATGACGATATCGCCTTTTTTCAGATGATTCCCGTCTGACACAACTTCAGCGATAACCCCTCCAGAAAGCGCTTTATCCAAGGCGAACGGCTCAACATATGACTTCGTATCCTGCATACGGCCGCGCATATAAGGGTCAACCGATACATAAAGCGTTTTGACAAGCACTTCCCCTTGCTTGGGTTCAGGAACCGGAATGGTTTCAAAGCGAAAGTCTTCATGAACAGGAATACCTTGTGGACGTCTTGCTAATTGAATTTGCTGCTGAGATGCTGTCATTTTCATCCTCCTATCACTTGGTTGACACCACTGTAACATGGACAGGAGAGGAAATACAAAAGGTAAGCTGGCATACAAAAAAGGTTATAGATGAGCTTATGCTTTCTACAAGCTCTTTTGTTTTAAAAGTTCTCTTTAGTCATTTATCATTATTAGAAAACAGAACAGAAAAAGAGCTCCTGTACACCTAGCTAAGATTGGCTAGTGTGTATGTCGATTCTTTTTCATATTCTTGCAAGCATCTGCGAGGGGGAGCTTAGTCGTTCACATTTTGCTTTCGCATCAATCTGCAATAGCAAAGTCTATGCGATTTTTTTACATCAGCAAAGATTTGTTCAATTTTTTCCTTTTATGCCGAGTTTTTCTGAAACAGATAATTGATGGTACTCAACCATTTTCTTTTGGTCAATAAAGTAATGTTTACTTATTAATTAAACACGCGAAAAAGCAAACGAAAACATAATTAAATTTTATATATTTATTAAAAGCTTATATGTTTATTTACCTTTTTTTTGAATTGTAATTGAGAAAATCCATATATTGCGGACACTAATAAAAGAATACCTGCTGAAACATAAACTAAACGAACTCCAAGGAAATCTGAAATAGCCCCTATAGCCAGAATTGAAAACATAAAAATGAACTGTACTAAAGAAGACCTTGCAGACATTATATTAATTCGAGTTTGCTCGGTTGTTATGTTCTGAATAAGTGTTTCTTGTGTAAGATCTCTTAATATATAAGCCGGCCCCATAAAGAGAACCAAAATTAGAGCTAAGTATGAATTACTTATAAAACCATATATTAAAGTTAAACTTCCATATGAGACAGCGCCAATTAACATAAAATTAATTAACTTATTTTGAAATCTCTCCGACAGCTTATATATTATAAATCCCCCTATCATCGAACCTAAATAATATGCTCCATTAATAAATCCCCACCATGATTCTCCTTTATGCAAGACTTCGTTAACGAAAGCTAAAGAGACAGATCCTATCCAAATCATTCCTGCCCATGACTCAATTAAATCCATAATAATAATTGTTCTAAGTTTCTTTTGGCTAAATAAATACCGCCAACCACTTACTATACTCTTATTGGGAGAATTTTTTTCACGTATGACAGAATTAGCGTGGCCATGTGGTAGACAAAATAAAAGAGAAAGAAGAGATGTAAACAACAAAAAGATAGTAAGTATAATGGTATATCCCTCACCTAAAAATGCAATTATGAGACCACCTAAAGACCAGCCTACAAATTGAAAAGTTTGGTCCACTGTAGATAATAATCCATTTGCTTTTACTCTTCTATCAGGAGAGATTATTTCCCCTATAATTGCACTTTTTAAAGGTGAGAACCATCCATTAAAAAAGGAAATACAGCTAATAATAATAAAGACTAAAATGAGAGTTTGATTAGAGTAAGTTCTTAATAAAGCATAGAACAAACATATTAATAACAGCATTTGTATCAATTGAGAAATAATTATTGTAAGAGGCAGTTTTAATCGAATTGTTATTAACGGTAATATAGCACTTCCAAAAATACGAAAAATAATACTTATTAATGTCACCATAGAGGCGATGGTTGTCGAATTGGTCATTTTAAACAAAAACGAAATCACTACCATAGTATATAGAGAAAAACCTAAATTTGTAGTGGTCTGGCTAAATAAAATAGAATAATAACCTTTACTCATATGTATCCTCCCTTGGAATAATTTTTCTCGGTAAAGAGCTTAAACATATTTAAACACCTTAAAACAACAAAAGTAAAGAAAAAATTTCCTTGTAAACTATTTACTTTTATTCTATTTATTGTTATTGTTTATTTAAGTTCTCTGACTATTCTATCAATATTCAGGGAACCACATATCTTATTAAAGGGGGGAAAACCATGAGAAAATTAAGAAAAAACTGGAGAAAATCGATTGTTAGCCCGGTTCTTTATACTAATGAAAAATGGTAAACACTTAGGGAATAGCATTTAATGCTATTCCTTATTTCAACAAACAAATCGGGAGGTTATCGTAATTTGACTCTATTAATGCAAGATCATAAATCAATTTACAATAAAGATATAGAAATATTAATTGAAGTTGAAGAACTTATTACTTCTGTTCCAGAAAATAAAAAAAATGATTTTAAGAGTTTAATCGATAATAGAATTATGACTCTACTAAATAAAATTCAACACCCTGTAGCAGCGGAAAATGTGTTTGGGATGTGTATTGCTTATCCGAATACTTACATAAGGTATAGATTAATTGATTTCGTTGAAAAATGGGTACCTTATTTCTCTGCTGTAGAAACTATAATCAATCTAACCCAGGATCCGGATGATTTAGTTTCTTTTAAAGCTATGGATGTCTGTGCAAATCATAAAATTGAAGAATCTGTAGCATATTTGTCTTCGATTATTGATGATGTCCGGGAGAGTATAAGCTACCCTAAAAAACCTGTGGGATTAGGGGCCCAAAAAGTATTAAGTACATTATTAGATATATTCGGTGTTGAAAAACATGAAGAGCTAGTAATGCTAAAAAATTATTTTGATCAAAATGGTATACTTCCTAATAACTTTGACTTTGAAGAAAAAATTCCTCAAAGTCTAATAGAGGAATTCGAAAAAACAGAAGAAGATGGGATGATTTTAATTCCGGGTGGCTTTTTTGAATTCGGTTTAAATGAAAATGAAATTCCTGACAAAACATTTAATTGGAAAGATGCTGTTCCTAGACAAAAAGTATGGTTACCTCCATTTTTTATCGATAAGTATCCTGTTACAAATAAAGATTATGATATCTTTACCGAGTTCATAGAGGAAAATGGGCATATATTCTGTCATCCTAATGAACCGCAGAATAAACAACATAGAAGAAATACATATTGGGATGATAGGTATTTAGATAATCATCCCGTTACAGGTATAGATTTTTATGATGCATTTGCTTACGCAAGATATAAGGGGAAAGAATTGCCAACCGAGTTTCAATGGGAAAAAGCTGCTCGAGGCGAAAAGGGTAATGTCTGGCCTTGGGGAGATAAATTTGATCCTGCAAAGGTTCAATATGCTGGAAGTCTTTATAATGAACCCATTACTTCTTTAAAGTCCTGGAGAGAAAATTTATTAAAAGCTCATGCTGATAAAGAATTAAATCATTTAACAAGTGATATTTTTGAACAAAATGGTGAAAGTCCCTATGGAGTATGCGGTATGATCGGCGGAACATGGGAGTGGACTAGAAGTGAGCTTAAAACAAAGAGAGCTTTCCACCCTATTTTTGAGAATGTACCATTTAATAGTGTTAACTCATTTGCCGTTCTTAAAGGAGGATCATTCTTCTCTCATCCAGGCTTAATGTTCCCTTCTTTTAGAGCAAAAGATATTCCTTTCTGTCGACACAATGAAATGGGGATTAGATGCGTAAAGAATATTCCAGTATATAAAATTAGAGAATCAATTAATGGGCCAATTACTAATAAAGCAATTTATTAATCATTCTAGGTTAGAGACTTGATAAAAGTATACTAACATTGTGTAGTAATGTTCAGCTTGTAGAAAAAACAATGTTTTTTCTACAAGATTTTATTTTAAATGCTTTTCAAAATTATCAGGGATTGAGAATCAGAAAAAGAGCCATTAAGCTCGATCTTAGCTAGGTATTACGATCTTCTGTATATTATTGTGAGAAATATAGAAGATTCAGTTAGTTAGCATTTCGATTTTAAGCTGAGCCTGCAATAGCAAAGCATCTGTTTTGATTATTCTTTTTCTGATACATAAGCTAATTTTGTCGCTTTTCTTTTTTGTCTTTTCACGCATTTCGAGGATGACTTACTATAATTCTTTCAGCTTTTCTATGTGTTAAGATTCGAATAGATGAAATAACTTTAACAAGTTGGTCAATAAGAACAGATTTAACTTTATGTTAAAAGAGTATCTCGTATAGAACATAAGAAGAATGACGAGTTTTTTAAGATTATCATCAATTATGTGAGAATAAAATATTATAAGGGAAAATGAAGGCTGTCACGTTTCTCGACAGCCCTAGGGAATTCCTCTCCTTTTCATTTCGCCCGTAATTTCGGGCACAGTCCCGTCGGCAGGCACATTGGCTTCTGGTCGATCGGGCTTCTCATGATGCAGCATTCCAAGCCGAAGACTTCACGGAAAAATGGCTGGGTGAACACATCTTCCGGTGTTCCGGCGTTGTATATTTTTCCGTCCAGCACACTGATCAGATAGTCAGCATATTGAGCGGCTTGGTTTAAATCATGGAGCACCATGACAACGGTGCGGCCATGGTCGCGGTTCAGCTTTTTCAGCAGTTCAAGCACTTCAATCTGATGTGAGATGTCTAAATACGTGGTCGGCTCATCAAGCAAAAGCAAATCAGTGCCTTGCGCAAGTGCCATGGAAATCCAGGCTCTTTGTCTTTGGCCGCCTGAGAGGGCATCAAGTGTCCGATCCTTCAGTTCAATCATGCCCGTTGCTTCCAGCGCCCACTCTACCATGTCATGATCCTCTTGGGTATGCTTGGATAACAGCTTTTTGTGAGGATGTCTGCCAAAATAGCATAATTCCTCTACCGTCAATCCTTCAGGAGCCTGAGGAGATTGTGGAAGAATGGCCAGTTTTTTTGCGACTTCTTTTGATGGCTGGCGGTGGATGTCTTTTCCTTCTAGTAGCACTGTACCGCTTTTTGGGGCCATCAGCCTGGCGAGCGATTTGAGGATTGTTGATTTACCGCAGCCATTAGCGCCGATGAGCGCAGTGATTTTTCCTTCTTCTATCTTTAAGTCGACTCCGTCAATAATCACTGTACTGTCATATGAAAGAGTGAGCTGGTCTGCAGCCAGTTTTCCCATGGTATCCTCTCCCTACTGTTTCCTCGCTTCGAATTTCAATAAATATAAGAAATAAGGCGCGCCGATCACGGCTGTCAGTATTCCGGCAGGTATTTCAACCGGAGGCATGATGCCGCGCCCTAACGTATCTGCAATTAATAATATAATAGCACCAATCAATGCCGATGCAGGCAGTAAATATTTAGCTTTTTCTCCGGTAAGCCGTCTGGCGATATGCGGAGCAAGCAAGCCGATAAAACCGATTGAGCCGACGACGGCTACACAGCTTCCCGCCAGCGCCACCGCGGTGAAAATCAGGATGAATCTCAGCCGGTTTGCGTTTTCTCCGAGACCCTGTGCAAGCTCATCCCCGAGTGACATAAGATCCAGCTTCGGTATGAGTATGCAGACGATCGGAAAAAGAATCAAAAGCCATGGCGCAAGCAGCTTGACTTCTTCCCAGTTTCTTCCCCAGAGGCTTCCTGTCAGCCAAATGAGTGCAGCATTCACGTCGCCTGGAAACTTGACCATCATATATTGCATTCCGGCGTGGCAGACCGCGCCTAAAGCAATGCCTGATAAAGCCAGTGAAGAGGGCTGAATGCTCTTTTTTCGGGCTATCATTAATAATAGTACAGCAATAATGGCGGCTCCGGCAAATGCGGAGAACGGAAGCACGTATACCGGCGACTCAGGAAAGATGAGAATCACAGCCATCGCCGCAAGTCCGGAGCCTTTTGAAATGCCGACAACGTCCGGGGAAGCGAGCGGATTTCGGATCACACCCTGTAAAATCGCTCCGGCAGCGGCAAGTCCAGCACCTGCCAAAATCGCTAATATAATGCGGGGAAGGCGATATTGCTGGATGATAAATTCAAAGGAATGATCCAGTCCCAGCAGATTCGTCACTACCGCATCAGGTGAAATGTATAATGCACCGATTCCAATGCTGATGACGGACAGAACGATTAAAATCACGGCCAATATGAGTATCGCCAGTAAGGGGCGTTTTTGTTTTCTGGTTGTTTTCTTCATTTCAGGTTTCGCCCTTTCCTTGCCAAATATAAGAAAAACGGCGTTCCGATAATCGCGGTGACAATGCCGACCGGTGATTCATAAGGAAATGCAATCCATCTGGCCAGAACATCTGCGTACACCAGCAAAATGGCACCGAACAGTGCCGAAAACGGAAGCACGTATTGATAATGTTCTCCGATCAGCTTGCGGACAATATGCGGGACGAGCAGCCCGACAAAGCCAATCGGCCCGGCGACGGCTACGGAAGCGCCGGAAAGAATTAAAATAATCAAACTGATCAGAATCCTGATGCCGTTCATATTTTGTCCAAGCCCTTTTGCTGTTTCGTCTCCGAGACCGAGAACAGAAACAGAACCGGAAAATACGAGGGCAAGCCCGATGCCAATGACAGAAAAAGGAGCGATGGTTATGACGTCCTGCCAGTTGCTGCCGTCGATTGCGCCTGTCATCCAGTACAGAACATCCTCACCTGACTCATTTAAAATAATGATGGCCTGTGTCATAGAGGAGAGGAACAAGTGCACGGCCATTCCTGACAGCGCCAGCTTGACAGGCGTCATTCCGCCGGATGAGGCAATCATATACACAATCGCGCCGCCTGCTGCCGCACCCGCAAAAGCGAATATAACAGATGAATAGGGCGATGCCGGCAGAATGACGAGAGAAGCAACAACAAAAAGCGATGCACCCGCATTCACACCGAAAATTTGGGGTGAAGCCAGAGGATTTCTGGTCATAGCCTGCATCAGCGCCCCTGCTACAGCTAGGCTGGCGCCGACAAAAACGCCGATTAATGTGCGGGGAAGGCGAAGAGTAGAGATGATGAGCTGTTCCTTTGAACCGTCCCATACAAAAAGATATTTCAATGAATCTATGATGCTGATGTCTGAGGCTCCTACTGAAAGATTCAGCCCAAGCCCAAATATAAAAATAATCAGTGCAATGATAAACATCATCAGTCTTGATGATGAGCGCCGTTTGGCTGAATGATACAACAGTCTCACTTCCTTACTGCGTCTGGTTGCAAAAACGAAGAAGCAAGGATTCCCCTCGCTTCTCATTTGTCCTATTTATTATACACTTTTTTAAGCACATCTTTGGCGCTTGTTTCACTAGACTTGATGCCTCTGAATCTTGTCCAAGTGTCACGGTCCGCATCATAGACTTGTCCATTTTTCACCGCTTTGAGATTTTTCCAGAGCGGGTTCGTTTTCCACTCATCTACAATGGTTTTGCCTTCGTTGGCTGAGATGAACAAAATATCAGGATCGATTTTGCTCAATTGCTCAAGGCTGACCTCTTGATAGGCGTTATCTGACTTCACAGCGTGTGTAAAGCCTAGCATTTTAAAGATTTCTCCGTCATAGGATGATGATGTATGAAGCTGGAAGGAATCCGCTCTTGCAACGCCGAGAACGATGTTGCGGTTTTCATCTTTCGGAAGTTCGGCTTTTAGATCGTTGATGACTTTTTTGTGCTCGGCAAGCTTTTCTTTTCCTTCATCTTCTTTATTTAATGCTTTAGCAATGGTCGTAAAGCTGTCGATCGTTTCGTCATATGTCGCTTCACGGCTTTTTAATTCAATCGTCGGGGCGATTTTTTTCAGCTGTTTATAAATGTTTTTATGGCGCTCAGCGTCAGCGATGATTAAATCAGGCTTCAAGGAACTGATGACCTCAAGATTGGGTTCGCTGCGTGTGCCTACAGATGTGTAATCAATGGAGCTGCCGACAAGCTTTTTAATCATATCTTTTTTGTTGTCATCTGCGATGCCCACCGGCGTAATGCCGAGATTGTGAACGGCATCCAAGAATGAAAGCTCAAGCACAACCACCCGCTTAGGTGTGCCGCTTACTGTCGTTTTTCCTTCTTCGTCATGGATCACTCTGGAATCCTTAGACTCGCTTTTGCCGCTTCCGTTGTTATTCTGGCTTGATGAACAGCCGGATACAATGAGGCAGGCGAGCAATAAAACACTCATGATGGCAATCAACTTGTTAGAATAGGTGCGCATGTCATTCTTCCTTTTTTCAGATTTAGTAATGAGAATCATTATCACATGTAACACTATAATAGCATGGCTTATCATGTCAATATTTTTTTAGTAAAGAAAGCTGCGTTTTTACTGCTTTCTCATGAAAGCATCATCAGACACAAATAAGTGGTATGCAGCGTTACCGTGTCTTCGAGACAAAAACGCATGGGCGTTGGCTTTAGAGGTTTCGAACATATCAGCAGTGACATAAGGAAGGAGAGTGCTGAGATAACCGGACAATTTCTTTTCTATTTCATCTGTTAGTGCAAATTCAATGTCGCCGATATTCATGATAATCGAGAAAACAAAGTCGATATCGATATGAAAATGTTCCTCGGCAAAAACCGCAAGCTCGTGAATTCCTGGTGAACATCCGGCACGCTTATGGAAAATCTGTTTGACTAAATCACTCACAATCCAAGCATTGTATTGCTGTTCTGGTGAAAAGTATTGCATTAGACATACCTCCTGCTCGTACGGATAAAGGCAGCGTTTCATGGTCGTGTGCTCCGTGCAGCGGCTTCTCCTTAATTTTGATTTTTCTGAAAATAGGTCCCGTTCCTATCACTTTACCATGGACGGAAAACAAATAGCTACTACCATTCCTCCTGTTTTTCTCTTCAATGTTCTGGAATCTGTTTCAGGTACAGACGATCGGGTATGAAAGAAATATAGAAAACATGAAGGAGGAATATCGACATGAAACCAGTTGTAAAAGAGTATACAAATGACGAACAGCTCATGAAAGATGTAGAGGAATTGCAGAAAATGGGTGTTGCGAAAGAGGATGTATACGTCTTAGCTCACGACGATGACAGAACGGAACGCCTGGCTGACAACACGAACGCCAACACGATCGGAGCCAAAGAAACAGGTTTCAAGCACGCGGTGGGAAATATCTTCAATAAAAAAGGAGACGAGCTCCGCAATAAAATTCACGAAATCGGTTTTTCTGAAGATGAAGCCGCTCAATTTGAAAAACGCTTAGATGAAGGAAAAGTGCTTCTCTTTGTGACAGATAACGAAAAAGTGAAAGCTTGGGCATAAAGCAAGGAAAAAACCAAAAGGCCAATGTCGGCCTTTTGGTTTTTTTGCGGTCTTTGCGGTGGGATTTTGCAGAATGCCGCAATAGGATAGCGGAACATTTTCGGTTCTGAATGTCCCTCAATTTGCTATTATATTTTTGTGATAAATTGGAATAAAATCTCACAAAATAGAAAATGGGGGTACATAGTGGATGAAAAAAGTGATGTTAGCTACGGCTTTGTTTTTAGGATTGACTCCAGCTGGCGCGAACGCAGCTGATTTAGGCCACCAGACGTTGGGATCCAATGATGGCTGGGGCGCGTACTCGACCGGCACGACAGGCGGATCAAAAGCATCCTCCTCAAATGTGTATACCGTCAGCAACAGAAACCAGCTTGTCTCGGCATTAGGGAAGGAAACGAACACAACGCCAAAAATCATTTATATCAAGGGAACGATTGACATGAACGTGGATGACAATCTGAAGCCGCTTGGCCTAAATGACTATAAAGATCCGGAGTATGATTTGGACAAATATTTGAAAGCCTATGATCCTAGCACATGGGGCAAAAAAGAGCCGTCGGGAACACAAGAAGAAGCGAGAGCACGCTCTCAGAAAAACCAAAAAGCACGGGTCATGGTGGATATCCCTGCAAACACGACGATCGTCGGTTCAGGGACTAACGCTAAAGTCGTGGGAGGAAACTTCCAAATCAAGAGTGATAACGTCATTATTCGCAACATTGAATTCCAGGATGCCTATGACTATTTTCCGCAATGGGATCCGACTGACGGAAGCTCAGGGAACTGGAACTCACAATACGACAACATCACGATAAACGGCGGCACACACATCTGGATTGATCACTGTACATTTAATGACGGTTCGCGTCCGGACAGCACATCACCGAAATATTATGGAAGAAA from Bacillus subtilis subsp. subtilis str. 168 encodes the following:
- the fecE gene encoding iron-dicitrate ABC transporter (permease) (Evidence 1a: Function from experimental evidences in the studied strain; PubMedId: 15849754, 16672620, 16850406, 22194458; Product type t: transporter), giving the protein MKKTTRKQKRPLLAILILAVILIVLSVISIGIGALYISPDAVVTNLLGLDHSFEFIIQQYRLPRIILAILAGAGLAAAGAILQGVIRNPLASPDVVGISKGSGLAAMAVILIFPESPVYVLPFSAFAGAAIIAVLLLMIARKKSIQPSSLALSGIALGAVCHAGMQYMMVKFPGDVNAALIWLTGSLWGRNWEEVKLLAPWLLILFPIVCILIPKLDLMSLGDELAQGLGENANRLRFILIFTAVALAGSCVAVVGSIGFIGLLAPHIARRLTGEKAKYLLPASALIGAIILLIADTLGRGIMPPVEIPAGILTAVIGAPYFLYLLKFEARKQ
- the fecD gene encoding iron-dicitrate ABC transporter (permease) (Evidence 1a: Function from experimental evidences in the studied strain; PubMedId: 12354229, 15849754, 16672620, 16850406, 22194458; Product type t : transporter), translated to MYHSAKRRSSSRLMMFIIALIIFIFGLGLNLSVGASDISIIDSLKYLFVWDGSKEQLIISTLRLPRTLIGVFVGASLAVAGALMQAMTRNPLASPQIFGVNAGASLFVVASLVILPASPYSSVIFAFAGAAAGGAIVYMIASSGGMTPVKLALSGMAVHLFLSSMTQAIIILNESGEDVLYWMTGAIDGSNWQDVITIAPFSVIGIGLALVFSGSVSVLGLGDETAKGLGQNMNGIRILISLIILILSGASVAVAGPIGFVGLLVPHIVRKLIGEHYQYVLPFSALFGAILLVYADVLARWIAFPYESPVGIVTAIIGTPFFLYLARKGRNLK
- the fecC gene encoding iron-dicitrate ABC transporter (binding lipoprotein) (Evidence 1a: Function from experimental evidences in the studied strain; PubMedId: 12354229, 15849754, 16672620, 16850406, 22194458; Product type t : transporter) → MRTYSNKLIAIMSVLLLACLIVSGCSSSQNNNGSGKSESKDSRVIHDEEGKTTVSGTPKRVVVLELSFLDAVHNLGITPVGIADDNKKDMIKKLVGSSIDYTSVGTRSEPNLEVISSLKPDLIIADAERHKNIYKQLKKIAPTIELKSREATYDETIDSFTTIAKALNKEDEGKEKLAEHKKVINDLKAELPKDENRNIVLGVARADSFQLHTSSSYDGEIFKMLGFTHAVKSDNAYQEVSLEQLSKIDPDILFISANEGKTIVDEWKTNPLWKNLKAVKNGQVYDADRDTWTRFRGIKSSETSAKDVLKKVYNK
- the yfmB gene encoding hypothetical protein (Evidence 4: Unknown function but conserved in other organisms; PubMedId: 25651892) gives rise to the protein MQYFSPEQQYNAWIVSDLVKQIFHKRAGCSPGIHELAVFAEEHFHIDIDFVFSIIMNIGDIEFALTDEIEKKLSGYLSTLLPYVTADMFETSKANAHAFLSRRHGNAAYHLFVSDDAFMRKQ
- the yflT gene encoding heat stress induced protein (Evidence 1c: Function from experimental evidences in the studied genus; PubMedId: 12089032; Product type e : enzyme), with product MKPVVKEYTNDEQLMKDVEELQKMGVAKEDVYVLAHDDDRTERLADNTNANTIGAKETGFKHAVGNIFNKKGDELRNKIHEIGFSEDEAAQFEKRLDEGKVLLFVTDNEKVKAWA
- the pelA gene encoding pectate lyase (Evidence 1a: Function from experimental evidences in the studied strain; PubMedId: 8262178, 12823818, 27447541; Product type e: enzyme); this translates as MKKVMLATALFLGLTPAGANAADLGHQTLGSNDGWGAYSTGTTGGSKASSSNVYTVSNRNQLVSALGKETNTTPKIIYIKGTIDMNVDDNLKPLGLNDYKDPEYDLDKYLKAYDPSTWGKKEPSGTQEEARARSQKNQKARVMVDIPANTTIVGSGTNAKVVGGNFQIKSDNVIIRNIEFQDAYDYFPQWDPTDGSSGNWNSQYDNITINGGTHIWIDHCTFNDGSRPDSTSPKYYGRKYQHHDGQTDASNGANYITMSYNYYHDHDKSSIFGSSDSKTSDDGKLKITLHHNRYKNIVQRAPRVRFGQVHVYNNYYEGSTSSSSYPFSYAWGIGKSSKIYAQNNVIDVPGLSAAKTISVFSGGTALYDSGTLLNGTQINASAANGLSSSVGWTPSLHGSIDASANVKSNVINQAGAGKLN